Proteins encoded together in one Roseibacterium elongatum DSM 19469 window:
- a CDS encoding arginase family protein, giving the protein MTPLFFGSEIYRGSSYGRWHPLRVPRVSTVMDLARAMGWLGSDQYRGSPRAKPKALHIWHTEDYVAALQRAETEGRVSQAMRDRHGLGTVSNPVFPEMFRRPATAAGASLLAGELLAEGGVIHHPGGGTHHGFPDRAGGFCYLNDPVLAILSMKRAGVRRVAYIDIDAHHSDGVEHAFAGDRDTLLISSHEERRWPFTGALAEDGGGNCLNLPVPRGLNDTEMASIRDRLILQAVEAFAPDAIVLQCGADAVAEDPLSRLTLSNNAHWDVLRGLMALGCPRLLVLGGGGYNPWSVGRLWTGVWGILNGHEIPDRLPPEAEAVLRALHWSNARGGRNPPEHWFTTLRDAPRPGPIRPEVAERLAILCARPAAMGRTTEQQPIPAR; this is encoded by the coding sequence GTGACACCGCTTTTCTTCGGGTCCGAGATCTATCGCGGGTCCTCGTACGGGCGCTGGCACCCCCTCAGGGTGCCGCGTGTCAGCACAGTGATGGATCTGGCCCGTGCCATGGGCTGGCTGGGCAGCGACCAGTACCGCGGTTCGCCCCGCGCCAAACCGAAGGCGCTGCATATCTGGCACACCGAAGACTACGTGGCCGCGCTGCAGCGGGCCGAGACCGAGGGCCGCGTCAGTCAGGCGATGCGCGACCGTCACGGCCTCGGCACAGTGTCGAACCCGGTTTTCCCCGAGATGTTTCGCCGCCCGGCCACGGCGGCGGGCGCATCGCTTCTGGCGGGGGAGTTGCTGGCCGAGGGCGGGGTGATCCACCATCCGGGCGGCGGCACGCATCATGGGTTCCCTGACCGGGCGGGCGGGTTTTGCTACCTGAACGACCCGGTCCTTGCGATCCTGTCGATGAAGCGCGCGGGGGTTCGACGGGTGGCCTATATCGACATCGACGCCCATCACAGCGACGGGGTCGAACATGCCTTTGCAGGCGACCGGGACACATTGCTCATCTCCTCGCATGAGGAACGGCGATGGCCCTTTACCGGCGCCCTTGCCGAGGATGGCGGCGGGAATTGCCTGAACCTGCCGGTGCCGCGCGGCCTGAACGATACGGAAATGGCCAGCATCCGTGACCGCCTTATCCTGCAGGCGGTCGAGGCCTTTGCTCCCGATGCCATCGTGCTGCAATGCGGGGCGGATGCCGTGGCGGAGGACCCGCTTTCGCGCCTGACCCTGTCGAACAACGCGCATTGGGACGTGCTGCGCGGGCTTATGGCGCTGGGGTGCCCGCGCCTCCTGGTTCTGGGGGGCGGCGGGTACAACCCATGGTCGGTCGGGCGACTTTGGACCGGCGTATGGGGGATCTTGAACGGCCACGAGATCCCCGACCGCCTGCCCCCCGAGGCCGAGGCCGTGCTGCGCGCCCTGCATTGGAGCAACGCGCGCGGCGGTCGCAACCCGCCTGAGCACTGGTTCACGACGCTGCGCGATGCCCCCCGCCCCGGCCCGATCCGCCCCGAGGTGGCCGAGCGATTGGCGATCTTGTGCGCCCGGCCCGCCGCCATGGGCCGAACGACGGAACAACAGCCCATCCCGGCCCGTTGA
- a CDS encoding glutathione peroxidase — protein sequence MIRLTRRSFASALAILPAATVLTRAGSAQAVPAFQFESIDGGQYDLSDWAGRPILVVNTASMCAYTPQYDQLQALHETYGPRGLVVLAVPSDDFAQEFDSEDEVAEFCDLNFNLTLPMTTITRVRSPDAHPFFAWLDQEYGVRPGWNFNKVLLGPDGRLVEHFGSATRPMGRRMRSRIESLLNT from the coding sequence ATGATCCGCCTGACACGCCGCAGCTTCGCATCCGCTTTGGCCATTCTGCCGGCCGCAACCGTCCTGACGCGGGCGGGCAGCGCCCAGGCCGTGCCCGCCTTTCAGTTCGAGTCCATCGACGGGGGGCAGTACGATCTGTCCGACTGGGCGGGGCGGCCTATCCTTGTGGTGAATACCGCCTCGATGTGCGCCTACACGCCGCAATACGACCAACTGCAAGCGCTGCACGAAACATACGGGCCCCGCGGCCTTGTGGTGCTGGCCGTGCCGTCCGACGATTTTGCGCAGGAGTTTGACAGTGAGGACGAGGTGGCCGAGTTCTGCGATCTGAACTTCAACCTGACCCTGCCCATGACGACGATCACGCGGGTGCGCAGCCCCGACGCGCATCCGTTCTTTGCCTGGCTCGATCAGGAATACGGGGTTCGGCCGGGGTGGAATTTCAACAAGGTTCTTCTTGGGCCAGACGGCCGCCTGGTCGAGCATTTCGGGTCTGCGACGCGCCCCATGGGCCGGCGCATGCGGTCCCGGATCGAGTCGCTCTTGAACACGTGA
- a CDS encoding NUDIX hydrolase — MTNTPTYQAPLRIAGASKRETRTQFAALCYRVVKARKKSKSSKAGRRDRVEVLLVSSRDTGRWIIPKGWPMDGMTPAAAAAQEAWEEAGVRGKTNGQCIGLYAYDKWLDEELSLPCIVAVFPVAVQKLDDEYPESEERKRKWLTPEKASHKVDEPELKAIIRSFDPARLY; from the coding sequence ATGACGAACACACCGACATATCAGGCCCCCTTGCGCATCGCCGGTGCCTCCAAGCGCGAGACGCGGACACAATTCGCCGCGCTGTGCTATCGGGTCGTCAAGGCCAGGAAAAAATCCAAATCCTCCAAGGCGGGCCGCCGGGACCGGGTCGAGGTGCTGCTTGTTTCCTCGCGCGACACGGGGCGCTGGATCATTCCCAAGGGGTGGCCGATGGATGGCATGACACCCGCCGCCGCCGCGGCGCAGGAAGCCTGGGAAGAGGCCGGGGTCCGAGGCAAGACCAATGGGCAATGCATCGGCCTTTATGCCTATGACAAATGGCTGGACGAGGAACTGTCGCTGCCCTGTATCGTCGCCGTCTTTCCGGTCGCCGTGCAGAAACTGGACGACGAGTACCCCGAGTCCGAGGAACGGAAGCGCAAATGGCTCACGCCCGAAAAGGCGTCGCACAAGGTGGACGAGCCGGAACTCAAGGCGATCATCCGCAGCTTCGATCCCGCACGTCTCTATTGA
- a CDS encoding DUF1178 family protein produces MIRYALKCAEGHNFESWFQSAEAFETLADRRLVSCAVCGSSDVKKALMAPGVAVGEATAPPQDQAAPATSAAPAPEAGPLSAPQHPAEQVLRAIRKHLAENSTYVGPRFAEEARAMHLGDRDQAAIHGEASTEEARALIEDGIEIAPLPVLPPDKAN; encoded by the coding sequence ATGATCCGATATGCGTTGAAATGTGCCGAGGGGCACAATTTTGAAAGCTGGTTCCAATCGGCCGAGGCCTTCGAAACCTTGGCAGATCGGCGTCTTGTGTCTTGCGCGGTCTGCGGATCGTCGGATGTAAAAAAGGCGTTGATGGCCCCCGGCGTCGCTGTGGGCGAGGCGACGGCCCCGCCGCAGGATCAGGCCGCGCCTGCCACGTCAGCCGCGCCTGCGCCCGAGGCCGGGCCGCTGTCGGCCCCGCAGCACCCGGCCGAGCAGGTCCTGCGTGCGATCCGCAAACACCTGGCCGAAAACTCGACCTATGTCGGCCCGCGTTTCGCCGAAGAGGCCCGCGCGATGCATCTGGGCGACCGCGACCAGGCCGCCATTCATGGCGAGGCCAGCACCGAAGAGGCTCGTGCCCTGATCGAAGACGGCATCGAGATTGCGCCCTTGCCGGTCCTACCGCCGGACAAGGCGAACTGA
- a CDS encoding glycosyltransferase family 2 protein — translation MAHVTVLSMMRDEAPALLEWVAWQRLIGAERLIVYTNDCRDGTDRMLDRLGEMGERVIRRDNPVAPGGKPQPTALTHAQTQPETLDTDWLIALDADEFLYVKTGAGRLPDLLDAVPTGTQGIVVTWRMMGSNGLTDWNPGLVTEAYTRGAPDDFRKGWGVKTLFRPFEGVKLGIHRPTVKGAGRDPEVKARLLDMAWVNGSGQPMTRQFMDGMWRSSAVTLGYDLVELPHFAVKSREAYLLRQIRGNVNAKPDKYDSTYFAMFDRNETDQPGLTRHVPELCDRIADYLRDPVLRDLHRQGMAWHTQQIARLRARPDHAARMDALARASEVPFERLDDLLFVQPLPPQGKRAVAQMRARGVPDHDIARAVATSVAKLEAARDARDAADLRARGIIR, via the coding sequence ATGGCCCACGTCACGGTCCTGAGCATGATGCGCGACGAGGCGCCCGCGCTCCTGGAATGGGTCGCGTGGCAAAGGCTGATCGGGGCCGAGCGCCTGATCGTCTACACGAATGACTGCCGCGACGGGACGGACCGGATGCTCGACCGCCTGGGCGAGATGGGCGAGCGCGTCATCCGCCGCGACAATCCCGTGGCCCCCGGCGGCAAACCGCAACCCACCGCCCTGACGCATGCCCAGACCCAGCCCGAAACGCTGGACACCGACTGGCTGATCGCGCTGGACGCCGATGAATTCCTGTACGTCAAGACGGGCGCGGGCCGCCTGCCCGATCTGCTGGATGCCGTGCCGACCGGCACGCAGGGCATCGTGGTGACCTGGCGCATGATGGGGTCGAACGGATTGACCGATTGGAACCCCGGCCTTGTGACCGAGGCCTATACACGCGGCGCGCCGGACGATTTTCGCAAGGGCTGGGGCGTGAAAACCCTGTTTCGCCCCTTCGAGGGCGTCAAGCTGGGCATCCACCGCCCAACGGTGAAGGGCGCTGGCCGGGACCCCGAGGTCAAGGCGCGGCTGCTGGACATGGCCTGGGTGAACGGGTCGGGTCAACCGATGACACGACAGTTCATGGACGGGATGTGGCGCTCATCCGCGGTCACGCTGGGCTATGACCTGGTGGAGTTGCCGCATTTCGCCGTCAAAAGCCGCGAGGCCTATTTGCTGCGTCAGATCCGGGGCAACGTGAACGCCAAGCCCGACAAATACGACAGCACCTATTTTGCCATGTTCGACCGCAACGAGACAGACCAACCTGGCCTTACGCGCCATGTGCCGGAGTTGTGTGACCGCATCGCCGACTACCTGCGCGATCCGGTTCTGAGAGATCTTCACCGACAGGGCATGGCGTGGCACACGCAACAGATCGCCCGGCTGCGCGCCCGCCCGGATCACGCCGCGCGCATGGACGCGCTCGCCCGCGCGTCAGAGGTTCCTTTCGAGCGATTGGACGACCTTTTGTTTGTCCAACCCCTGCCGCCGCAGGGCAAACGTGCCGTGGCCCAGATGCGCGCACGCGGCGTGCCCGATCACGACATCGCCCGCGCCGTCGCGACCTCGGTCGCCAAGCTGGAAGCGGCGCGCGATGCCCGTGATGCGGCCGACTTGCGCGCCCGTGGGATCATTCGCTGA
- a CDS encoding glycosyltransferase family 2 protein, with product MTLTVVTIAKEPLPLLRRFVTWHLSQGADRIILFLDDPDDPARTALAGEPRLDLIPCTPETWRKMGAKPDARFTRRQRAALTTGYHTASEGWVLILDADELMWFPGQTLADATARFSPAIASVRVASAEQVFLQDGGEALRLPISRQAVNEIYGQDAELFRPRLGLVGHAEGKSFHRAGLDGARFKMHWGHDAEGNRLPEHLLCPADGAHLVHYAAPDYDTWRAKVGWRTGSWGFAEPVKQTLLAAFDAPDAEARFRALYDRLYTLDADTVRHLEDRGGLRRDGPPLPRL from the coding sequence ATGACCCTGACCGTCGTCACCATCGCCAAGGAACCGCTGCCGCTGTTGCGGCGCTTCGTGACATGGCACCTGTCGCAAGGGGCGGATCGGATCATCCTGTTTCTCGACGATCCCGACGACCCGGCGCGCACGGCCCTGGCCGGCGAGCCGCGCCTCGACCTGATCCCCTGCACGCCCGAGACCTGGCGCAAGATGGGGGCGAAACCCGACGCGCGGTTCACCCGCCGCCAACGCGCCGCCCTGACCACCGGCTATCACACTGCATCCGAGGGCTGGGTGCTGATCCTCGATGCGGACGAATTGATGTGGTTTCCCGGCCAGACGCTTGCCGACGCCACGGCGCGGTTCTCGCCCGCCATCGCCTCGGTTCGGGTGGCCAGCGCCGAGCAGGTGTTCCTGCAAGACGGGGGCGAGGCCCTGCGCCTGCCGATATCGCGGCAAGCGGTGAACGAGATCTACGGGCAAGATGCAGAGCTTTTCCGCCCCCGCCTGGGCCTGGTGGGCCATGCCGAGGGCAAGAGCTTTCACCGCGCCGGCCTCGACGGCGCGCGGTTCAAGATGCATTGGGGCCATGACGCCGAGGGCAACCGCCTGCCCGAACACCTGCTCTGCCCCGCCGACGGGGCGCATCTGGTGCATTACGCTGCACCGGATTACGACACTTGGCGGGCCAAGGTCGGCTGGCGCACCGGGTCGTGGGGCTTTGCCGAACCGGTCAAGCAAACCCTGTTGGCCGCGTTCGACGCGCCCGATGCCGAGGCGCGGTTTCGCGCGCTTTATGACAGGCTCTATACCCTGGACGCCGATACGGTCCGGCACCTTGAAGATCGTGGCGGGCTGCGGCGCGACGGGCCGCCCCTGCCGCGGCTCTGA
- a CDS encoding glycosyltransferase family protein: MAKEFACALTHVRHETFFLEKWIDHYSGIVGRENLHVVIDGDDWEPEVDLTGIHTEVLLEAPRRRIKNDRFMAKEMSGRANKLRKRYEHVIRGDVDEYVVIDPASGLDWPQAFEELTEQGYIFALGVDMVEAEDETAPIDRTQPILGQRRRGFVADRYTKPFVITRWNNWAGGAHRLLNRPTVISNHFFLFHMALADKTVAEERLAARGGLQQHRSFVDHQTGRLEAIADHGLSAPIDFAEACAVGRGQFPVEPDGSVTKRPRAATDPRATEQGLPTIVPERFFGLA, encoded by the coding sequence ATGGCCAAGGAGTTTGCCTGCGCGCTGACCCATGTGCGGCACGAGACATTCTTTCTGGAAAAATGGATCGACCATTACAGCGGCATCGTCGGGCGCGAGAACCTGCATGTCGTCATCGACGGCGACGATTGGGAGCCTGAGGTCGATCTGACCGGCATCCATACCGAGGTCTTGCTCGAGGCCCCGCGACGCCGGATCAAGAACGACCGGTTCATGGCCAAGGAGATGTCGGGGCGCGCCAACAAGCTGCGCAAACGCTACGAACATGTCATTCGCGGCGATGTCGATGAATACGTGGTGATCGACCCGGCCTCGGGCCTCGACTGGCCGCAAGCCTTTGAGGAACTGACCGAGCAGGGGTATATCTTCGCCCTCGGTGTCGACATGGTCGAGGCGGAGGACGAGACCGCCCCGATCGACCGCACGCAACCTATCCTGGGCCAGCGGCGGCGCGGCTTCGTGGCCGACCGATACACCAAGCCCTTCGTCATCACGCGCTGGAACAACTGGGCCGGGGGGGCGCATCGCCTGCTGAACCGCCCGACCGTGATCTCGAACCATTTTTTTCTGTTCCACATGGCGCTGGCCGACAAGACCGTGGCCGAGGAACGGCTCGCGGCGCGTGGCGGGTTGCAGCAGCATCGCTCCTTTGTCGATCACCAGACGGGACGCCTCGAGGCCATTGCCGATCACGGGCTGTCGGCCCCCATCGACTTTGCCGAGGCCTGTGCCGTGGGTCGGGGGCAATTCCCCGTGGAACCCGACGGAAGCGTCACCAAAAGGCCCCGTGCCGCGACCGACCCCCGCGCCACCGAACAGGGGTTGCCCACCATCGTGCCGGAGCGGTTCTTTGGCCTTGCCTGA
- a CDS encoding glycosyltransferase family 61 protein, translating into MTPSLTLFFIVEPPQYQYYACFLAASIRSHLDPEITLVGYCPAQKIDRLDPAVVTALDRMRCEIRPMQTEGMFDPPYPHGNKLVACLQPRETDWGGFLDSDILVVAGHDIRRLFAPDHVTCTVATSIGWAPDWLWDTVYDACGMPVPEDRVYLSRKPRDPVPPYFNSGIVIFPEGYRSANGQSFAETWMEVAQTVDAVDSLAPFCRPYLDQITLPVAMKRAGLGWNELAQKDHFILGGRMRHSAVPIDEMGITTVHYRNWGLLQTADLTDRAQDELERQVGVRRVRELADEARPPAATLDFAPDRSICAPPILEHEVTLVPWSVQEPGETRRAAGLLAADGRFLPSGHCWRNHAAPLTMAPDRPKTAPQDRLAGRWLYGGMFDPHFGRFLTETTSRLWAADGQKALAGLVFLPAQEARNERRLYRHQLPILAALGLSHLPVRVPQTPVTIEELVIPDPAFGTADMIAGRPDYRDWMARSLGAIEPAVDGPRDLYVSRSALPEIERRTLIETRIDALMQEGGYTVYHPETQSFAEQVATYKAARRIVALDGAALHLAAMAVAPDTEVAIIARGPSSNIDDYITQFRAFAGIDPLRIDAPRGHFHPAGRRVVDADTHAVLDMAHIGLNLAASGFIPSALGWEASFEDQIEAEQRDLERRMKTKLDWHTT; encoded by the coding sequence ATGACACCATCCCTCACCCTGTTCTTCATCGTCGAGCCCCCGCAATACCAGTATTACGCATGCTTTCTGGCTGCCTCCATCCGGTCGCACCTGGACCCCGAGATCACGTTGGTGGGCTACTGCCCGGCACAAAAGATCGACAGGCTGGATCCGGCCGTCGTCACGGCACTCGACCGCATGAGGTGCGAGATACGCCCGATGCAGACCGAAGGGATGTTCGACCCGCCCTACCCCCATGGAAACAAGCTTGTCGCCTGCCTGCAGCCGCGCGAAACCGACTGGGGCGGCTTTCTCGACAGTGACATCCTCGTGGTGGCCGGCCATGACATCCGACGCCTGTTCGCGCCCGACCATGTGACCTGCACCGTGGCCACCTCGATCGGTTGGGCCCCCGATTGGCTGTGGGATACCGTCTATGACGCGTGCGGCATGCCCGTGCCCGAGGACCGCGTCTATCTTTCGCGCAAGCCGCGCGATCCGGTGCCACCCTATTTCAATTCCGGCATCGTGATCTTTCCCGAAGGCTATCGCAGCGCCAACGGCCAAAGCTTTGCCGAGACCTGGATGGAGGTCGCCCAGACAGTCGACGCCGTCGACAGCCTCGCGCCGTTCTGCCGGCCCTATCTGGATCAGATCACGCTGCCGGTGGCAATGAAACGCGCCGGGCTGGGCTGGAACGAATTGGCGCAGAAGGACCATTTCATTCTTGGCGGCCGCATGCGCCACAGCGCCGTTCCCATCGACGAGATGGGGATCACCACGGTGCATTACCGAAACTGGGGCCTTTTGCAGACGGCCGACCTGACGGACCGCGCACAGGATGAGTTGGAGCGTCAGGTCGGCGTGCGTCGGGTCCGCGAACTGGCCGACGAAGCCCGTCCGCCCGCGGCGACGCTCGATTTCGCACCCGACCGGTCGATCTGCGCACCACCGATCCTCGAACACGAGGTGACGCTGGTGCCGTGGTCGGTGCAGGAACCCGGCGAGACACGCCGGGCCGCCGGGCTGTTGGCGGCGGATGGGCGGTTTCTGCCCAGCGGTCATTGCTGGCGCAACCACGCGGCCCCCCTCACGATGGCGCCCGACCGCCCCAAGACAGCGCCGCAAGACAGGCTCGCGGGGCGGTGGCTTTACGGGGGCATGTTCGATCCGCATTTCGGCCGTTTCCTGACCGAGACGACCAGCCGCCTATGGGCCGCGGATGGGCAAAAGGCCTTGGCCGGTCTTGTCTTTCTTCCTGCGCAGGAGGCCCGCAACGAACGCCGCCTCTACCGGCATCAGTTGCCGATCCTAGCCGCGCTTGGCTTGTCGCATCTGCCGGTGCGCGTCCCGCAAACGCCCGTGACCATTGAGGAGTTGGTCATTCCCGATCCGGCCTTTGGGACCGCAGACATGATCGCAGGTAGGCCAGACTACCGCGACTGGATGGCCCGCAGCCTCGGCGCCATCGAACCGGCCGTCGATGGCCCGCGCGATCTCTATGTGTCCCGCAGCGCCCTGCCCGAGATCGAACGGCGCACCCTGATCGAAACCCGCATCGACGCGCTGATGCAAGAGGGCGGCTACACCGTCTATCATCCCGAAACGCAAAGCTTTGCGGAACAGGTGGCCACCTACAAGGCCGCACGGCGGATCGTGGCCCTCGATGGGGCGGCGCTGCATTTGGCGGCGATGGCGGTCGCGCCCGACACCGAGGTAGCGATCATCGCGCGCGGCCCCTCCAGCAATATCGACGATTACATCACCCAGTTCCGCGCCTTCGCGGGCATCGACCCGTTGCGCATCGATGCGCCGCGCGGCCATTTCCATCCGGCCGGCCGGCGGGTCGTCGACGCCGACACCCATGCCGTGCTGGACATGGCCCATATCGGCCTCAACCTTGCGGCCTCGGGCTTCATCCCCTCGGCGCTGGGGTGGGAGGCGTCCTTCGAAGACCAGATCGAGGCCGAACAGCGCGACCTGGAACGACGCATGAAAACGAAACTGGACTGGCACACCACCTGA
- a CDS encoding glycosyltransferase family 61 protein, translated as MQPALQLPPAQPEEMPLDFDPLAPMAWQAGFHRDVTLVPWGENPVRGAKRAAGLFDATGAFMPEGQCWRYRAGPITVPPVPPAEMGQIERLEGRWLFGGLCYGHFGHFLVESSTRLWALDALDGIEGIVFYPKQQLTHERRQFRHLLPFFAAMGLEHLAIRAPQKPVVIDELAVPPPGFGMEEMMAGRPEFRAWMRDNLGAAIAADGPEAVYVSRSRLPSKRGSVLMEDRLEHLMEAAGYTVIHPQEHPLEQQIALWKAARRIVSLDGSALHLAAMVVDPATQVAILNRGPSQNIEDYILQFNHFAGIAPLRVEAINGFFSRAGKRVKKRETYATLDFPSAGAQLAAAGFIPSAEGWSAPTADTVASAAAEAEADLGEPLARHEMTWA; from the coding sequence ATGCAACCGGCACTCCAACTCCCCCCTGCCCAGCCCGAGGAGATGCCGCTCGACTTCGACCCGCTTGCCCCCATGGCGTGGCAGGCGGGGTTTCACCGGGACGTGACGCTTGTTCCCTGGGGCGAAAACCCGGTTCGTGGCGCGAAACGCGCGGCGGGACTGTTCGACGCCACAGGGGCCTTCATGCCCGAGGGGCAATGCTGGCGCTATCGCGCGGGCCCGATCACGGTGCCCCCCGTCCCGCCGGCCGAGATGGGTCAGATCGAACGCCTCGAGGGGCGATGGTTGTTCGGCGGGCTGTGTTACGGCCATTTCGGCCATTTCCTGGTCGAAAGCAGCACACGGCTTTGGGCACTGGACGCGCTGGACGGGATCGAGGGCATCGTATTCTACCCGAAGCAGCAACTCACCCATGAGCGGCGGCAATTCCGCCACCTTCTGCCGTTTTTCGCGGCCATGGGCCTGGAGCATCTGGCGATCCGCGCGCCGCAAAAGCCGGTCGTGATCGACGAATTGGCCGTACCGCCGCCCGGCTTCGGGATGGAAGAGATGATGGCCGGGCGCCCCGAATTCCGGGCCTGGATGCGCGACAACCTTGGCGCCGCGATCGCCGCCGACGGCCCCGAGGCGGTTTATGTCTCGCGCTCGCGGCTTCCGTCCAAGCGCGGATCGGTCCTGATGGAGGATCGGCTTGAACACCTGATGGAGGCGGCGGGCTACACCGTCATCCATCCGCAGGAACACCCGCTCGAGCAGCAGATCGCCCTGTGGAAAGCGGCGCGGCGCATCGTGTCGCTGGATGGCTCGGCCCTGCACCTTGCGGCGATGGTGGTCGACCCGGCCACACAGGTGGCCATTCTGAACCGCGGGCCGTCGCAGAACATCGAGGATTACATCCTGCAGTTCAACCATTTCGCCGGGATCGCGCCCTTGCGGGTCGAGGCGATCAACGGCTTTTTCAGCCGGGCCGGCAAACGCGTGAAAAAGCGCGAGACCTACGCCACGCTCGACTTTCCCTCGGCCGGCGCGCAACTTGCGGCTGCGGGGTTCATTCCCTCGGCAGAGGGCTGGAGCGCCCCCACCGCCGACACGGTCGCCTCCGCCGCGGCCGAGGCCGAGGCCGACCTCGGAGAACCCTTGGCAAGGCACGAGATGACGTGGGCCTGA